In Natrinema amylolyticum, the DNA window GACACGGCCACGAACGCCCACGCGGTCGCGGGCGCTGGACTGGTCATCGAACGCACCGCGAACGGCTGGGAGGTCGTCCTGCAGGGCGGTCCCACCGGTAACGGGAACGACCTCTACGGCGTCGACACCACCGACGACGGCGAGCGGCTCTGGCTCGTCGGCTCGAGCGGTGCGATCGGTGAGTACGACGTCACCACCGGCAACCTGATCGATCGCTCGGCTCCCAACGACTTCACGGCGAACTTCAACGACGTCGCCGTCACCGGCCCCGCCGGCGAAGCGGACGTGTACGTGGCCGACGACTCCGGATCCGTTCACTACAGCTTCGACAACGGCAAGGAAGGCACCTGGAACTACGAGGTGCCCGGCAGCGGCTCCGGGCTGAAGGCCATCGAGTTCTACGACGCCCGCTCGGGCCACGTCATCGACACCAACGGGAAGGTCTTCGCCACCGACGACGGCGTCACCTGGAACCCGATCGGCATCGAGGACGCCGGCGTCACCTACTACGGCCTCGACAGCGACGCCGCGGACGACGTCTACGTCAGCGGCGGCAACGCCTCCGTCTTCGCCTACGACGGCAGCCGCTGGGTCCCCGAGAGCCTCGGCGATGCCGCCCTCTTCGACATCGAAACCGAGGCCGGCACCGGCTACACCGTCGGCAGCGGCGGCGCGATCTTCGAACTCGAAGGCGGCGAGTGGGTCCAGAACGAGACCCCGTCCGGCGAGAACCTCAAAGCCGTCACCACCGGCGACGTCGATATCGCCGT includes these proteins:
- a CDS encoding WD40/YVTN/BNR-like repeat-containing protein; translated protein: MTDFTRRSALKVAGASLAAATVPATVSAAESDWTIVETPVDTTLHDVTDTATNAHAVAGAGLVIERTANGWEVVLQGGPTGNGNDLYGVDTTDDGERLWLVGSSGAIGEYDVTTGNLIDRSAPNDFTANFNDVAVTGPAGEADVYVADDSGSVHYSFDNGKEGTWNYEVPGSGSGLKAIEFYDARSGHVIDTNGKVFATDDGVTWNPIGIEDAGVTYYGLDSDAADDVYVSGGNASVFAYDGSRWVPESLGDAALFDIETEAGTGYTVGSGGAIFELEGGEWVQNETPSGENLKAVTTGDVDIAVGSAGTLLER